The sequence AAACACGGGAGGACTTGAAAATTGGACAAACCTAAAAGGTCTCAAAACATCTGGGGTAGGAATCCAGCAAGGTTTTGAGTTTCCCATTGGAGCCATACAGCTCAAAGATGGCCGCCAGCTGTTTTCTGCTAACATTCAGGGTAAGGAATTTAAACAACAGGTTTATGATGGAGAGGTGCTTTGGAGTACCAATTTCATGACCATGAAAGCTGAAAAAAGTGACGCCGAACAAACTGAGAACTTTAAATTGAACACCAATGATTTCCCCGATCCTTTCATTGATTACAAAGCCAAAGGATACACTGTGGAATTATTGGGAAAAGAAACCGTGGATGGAGCGGAAACTTTCAAAATAAAGTTAATAAAAGAACCTATTATGGTAGATGGCACTCAAGAAGACGATATCTCTTTCTACTATTTTGATACTGAAAACTTTGTCCCTATTGCTGTGGAGACAAAAATTACATCTGGACAAGGAAAAGGTAAAACAGCTAGATCCATAATGAGTGATTATCAAGAAATTGATGGGTTATACTTTCCCCATTCCACTTCTCAATATATTGATGGCGCTGTGGTTTTTTCAATGAACATGGAGAGTTTTGAGTTGAATCCAGAAGTGGAAGAAAATACTTTTTCTTTTCCCGAGGAGATGACCGAAGAAAAAAAATAACCCTTTCATCTTATAATCTTTAAAGACCCAAACAATGGGTCTTTTTGAATTGAAATCAAATGAAAAAACTAGTATATAATCTCTTACTAATAACAGTTTTCGCTCCTGCTTTTGGGTTTGGGCAGCAAACTATAGAATCCATTAAAGGAAAAGAACTTTTTGGAGACATGAAGGCACGCCATATAGGTCCTGCTTTGATGAGCGGTAGAATAAATGACATGGAAGTGCATCCTACCAATAGCAGGATCATCTATGCAGGAACAGCCGGGGGCGGTGTATGGAAATCAAGTGATGCGGGAGCTACTTTTAACTCTCTTTTTGATGAGCACTGCCAATCAATTGGTGCTGTAGAACTTGACCCCAACAATCCAGACAATGTAATTTATGTTGGTACGGGAGAAACATGGACACGTAATAGCGTTTCTATTGGTTGCGGTTTATTCAAGTCAACGGATGGTGGCGCAAACTGGAATAAGATAGGGTTCGAGAAATCGGAACGCATAGCCCGCGTAATTGTAAACCCAAATAATTCTCAGGAGATTTATGTTGGAGTACTGGGAGCCCTCTGGGGAGACAGTGATGAAAGAGGTGTTTACAAATCCAACGATGGCGGTTCAAGTTGGGAAAAACTTCTTTACCTAGATGCTAAGACCGGATGCGCAGATTTAACCATTGATCCCACCGACCCAAACATACTCTATGCTTCTATGTGGGAATTTCGCAGAACAGGATGGTCTTTTGAATCTGGTGGTAACAACAGTGCTTTATACAAATCTATTGATGGAGGTAAAACATGGAACAAAATACACAATGGATTTCCTTCTGGAAATCTTGGAAGATTGGCCATAGCCGTTGCCCCGTCCAATCCCAATGTACTATACACTGCTATTGAAGCGGAAGAAGATGCTAGAAAAGGTTTATATAAAAGTAATGATGCCGGGGAAAGCTGGGAGCAGCTTAACAATGATTTTGGCATCACGGTTCGTCCATTTTATTTTTCAAGAATAGTTGTTGACCCTAAAAACGAAGATGTCGTTGTTAAAGGGGGACTAACAGGATCTATTTCAAGAGACGGAGGCAAAACCTTTAAGAATTTGGGAAATATGCATTCAGACATTCATGACATAGCGTTTAATATCAATAATTCAGATGTGATGTATGTGGGTACAGATGGTGGAGTATATAGGACTTGGGATGGTGGCACCACCATGGAAATTGTCCAAAACCTTCCACTATCGCAGTTTTATCATATAAGTGTTGATGATGCAAAACCATATAATGTTTATGGGGGACTACAAGATAATGGTTCATGGTACGGCCCTTCCTCATCACCTGGTGGTGTTGAAGCTAAAGATTGGAATTCAGTAGGCTTTGGCGATGGATTTAGAGTGTTAAAACATCCTACGAAGAACGTTATATACTCAGAGATGCAGGGTGCAGCAAATGTCTGGAGGTATGACACGGATAAAATGTTGCTTAAAACAATTCAACCTCTTCCAATTTCCGAAGAAACCAAACTCCGTTTTAATTGGAACGCCCCAATGGCAGTAAGCGTTAACCAGCCTGAAAGATTTTATATGGGAAGCCAATTTTTGCATAAATCAGAGGATATGGGCAATACGTGGGAAATTATTTCTCCAGATTTAACCACCAATGATCCCACAAAACAGAATCAAGAAGATTCAGGCGGACTTTCCAAGGACAATTCGGGAGCAGAAAACCACACAACCATTTTTACCATAGCGGAATCCTCCTTAGATGAAAAGGTAATATGGGTCGGTACAGATGATGGCAATGTGCAGATTACGCAAAATGGAGGAAAAACATGGACCAACACTACTCCAAACATCCCTGGTTTACCAGAGAATACATGGTGTTATCATATAGAAGCAAGTGTCTTTAATAAAGGTACTGCCTATGCGGTTTTTGACGGCCATACTCAAAATGACATGAAGCCTTACGCATACAAGACAACAGATTTTGGAAAAACATGGAGCGCTATTATTACTGATGATGTAGAAGGTTTTGCTCGAAATATTCAGGAGGACTATGTAAATCCAGACTTGTTGTTTCTAGGAACTGAATTTGGACTTTTCATAACCATTGATGGTGGTAAAAACTGGAAAAAGTTCACTAATAACATGCCAGCCGCAGCCGTTCACTTTATAGACTTGCAAAAGACGACCAATGATTTAGTAATGGGAACACACGGTAGAGGTGTTATTATTATAGATGATATATCTCCTTTACGTGAAATAAATTCAGAATTATTGAACAAAAACATTCACTTTTTTGATACACCTATAGCAACTATTAATGAGAAAAGTAGTTTCTCTGGCAGTTTTGGTAATGAAACGGAGTTCGTTGGTTCAAGCAAGCCCTCGAGCATGCAACTGAAGTATTTTCTAAAAAAACGACATACGTTCGGTAAAATGACTTTAGAAATACACGATACAAATGGAAATTTAATTTATGAACTAACACCAGGAAAGTCAAAGGGAATCAATATTGTCAATTGGAATTTCAGCAGAAAAATCCCAAAGATTGCAAAAGGCAAAACATTTACGTTTGGTGGATTTACCGCTCCCAAAGTTGCTGCCGGAAATTATGTGGCAGTACTCAAAAAGGGCAAAGACACGTATGAACATCCTTTTGAGCTTGCTTATGATAAAGATTCTCCGCTTTCAAAGGAAGATAGGGATTTGAAGAACTCCACTACTCTACAGCTTTATGATATGACGCAAGATTTGGCTTATTTGGTATATGAAATCGATGAGATCATATCAAGTGCAGAACAAACTGGCGATAAGAAAATGGTTTTGAAGTTGAATGATTTAAAGAATCAGTTGGTGATAACTACCGGTGATAACTATGTTGGTTCTGCAGAACCTCAGTTAAGGGAAAAAATGACCACATTGTATAGCAAAGTGGCGGCCAGCTATGATAAACCCACAAAATCAGAACTGGAAAACCTAGCGCTAATTTCTAGCAAGTTTGAAGAGGCCAAAGTGACTTTCTCAAAACTTAAAACCAAATACTTGAAGAAACAAACTGTTGAGTTAAAAACATTTGAAGAGTTTTTAAAAGCGAAATAAGTTCTAATATGGCACAACTAAAAACCACCTAAGTTTTAGGTGGTTTTTTTGTTTATAACATCGTTAAAAACTATTGTATCGGTAAATTTTGTGTGGTTTTTGATTATGTAATTTTATTAAAACTTACAATTATGGATTCAAGATCCAAGAATCTTTTGGACATTCGCCCAGAGATCAAACAAGCTCAACTACATGATGATATGGGTTTAGATGAGCGTTTTCAAAATCAAACTTTACGGCCGGTAATCAAACTTCAAAACTTTTTATTGGTTGAAGTTTTTAAAAACTACATCCATAAACACAAGGATGCCTTTTATGAGTTGTCACTAGAAAAAAGGCTAGAATATATTGAAAGAGCCATCCAAAAAGACGTCAAATTCCGAAATTCCTTAAAAGGCATGATCATCGGTCAGTTTACTGTTGAGGAATATCAAATGTATACCATGAACTCTTCTGCTCTAAACAAGAGAATGATGAATATGGTCATAGAACGATTAAAAGATCAAGTTCAATTATTGGAAAATGAAGTGTTAGTCTAAAATTGACTCTCCATTTAAATTGGTGGTCAAGATATCGCTCATTAAGTCGAAATATGGTCTTATCGCTTTAAAGGATTTATCCACTTCTTCAATAAAGGAATTAGATAGAACTTCTTTGTCTGTAAAGTTTCTGACGAATATAAATTGCTTCTTCTTGATTAAATCAATGTTTTGATGCTCTTTATCAAACCCTTTTGGTGACGTTTTTACACCATCACCTTCCAATTCTCCCCAAATCTCTTTAAAAGATTTTTTGTTGATGATACCTCTAAATTCAGATGCATCCATCTCTAATTCTTTACGTATTCTGAACAAATCTTCTTTATTGGGTTCCCAAAAACCGGTAGCAATAAACGACTCACCCGGTTTAACCCTTAAATAATATCCGCCTCTTAAATGCGCTCCTAGTCTTGAGAACGAACCTGCAAAATGTGTTTTATATGGCGTCTTATCTTTAGAAAAACGAACGTCTCTATAGATACGGAACATCTTCATTTTTTCAATTTCGTCATGGTCATTTAAGTGATCTTGAATATTTTCATAAAAAGATTTAACATCCGCTTCATGTTTTTTAAAGGTGGTTTTATTTTTTAGGAACCATTCTTTATTATTGTTTTTTGCCAGTTTTTTTAGAAAGTTGAAAGCTTCTTTTGTAATTGTTGAATTATTCACAGGACTAAGATGTTGTGTTATTTTTAAGCTAAAGTTAGCTATTTCCATTATCGAGTGGTAAGGATTTGGCTATTTTTAAACTTTATTTTTCATCATGGATAAAGAAAAAATCATAGAAGAACTAAAGAGGCACAAAAAACAACCCTATTTAGACTATAGGTTAAAAGAAGAAACTGAAAGGTTTACCAATGCCCTTTTTTACATGCTTTTTGATGTGAATACCCCGGTAGCGGAAAACCTGGATGTTTTAGGGGGAAAATTTAGCCAACTTGTAGATTTGGCATGCTGGGATTTAGAAAGTCCATGCACCAAAGTATGGGACAATTATGTTTCCTGTTTACCAGGAGTTTTAGAAAAACTGAATTTGGATGCGGAAGCAATTCTCAATTGTGACCCAGCCTCTCTTTCAATTCAAGAAATATATATGGCCTATCCTGGTTTTTATGCTATTGCCATTTACCGGTTAGCCCATGAACTTTATACTCAAGGTTTTCCTTTGGTTCCCAGATTAATGACTGAGTACGCCCATAGACAAACAGGTGTGGATATCAACCCTGGGGCAGAGATAGGCAAATCATTCTTTATTGATCATGCGACAGGCGTCGTAATTG is a genomic window of Flagellimonas sp. CMM7 containing:
- a CDS encoding outer membrane lipoprotein-sorting protein, encoding MKTFKTTILLFFAMALSVQAQTADEIIANYFENTGGLENWTNLKGLKTSGVGIQQGFEFPIGAIQLKDGRQLFSANIQGKEFKQQVYDGEVLWSTNFMTMKAEKSDAEQTENFKLNTNDFPDPFIDYKAKGYTVELLGKETVDGAETFKIKLIKEPIMVDGTQEDDISFYYFDTENFVPIAVETKITSGQGKGKTARSIMSDYQEIDGLYFPHSTSQYIDGAVVFSMNMESFELNPEVEENTFSFPEEMTEEKK
- a CDS encoding sialidase family protein gives rise to the protein MKKLVYNLLLITVFAPAFGFGQQTIESIKGKELFGDMKARHIGPALMSGRINDMEVHPTNSRIIYAGTAGGGVWKSSDAGATFNSLFDEHCQSIGAVELDPNNPDNVIYVGTGETWTRNSVSIGCGLFKSTDGGANWNKIGFEKSERIARVIVNPNNSQEIYVGVLGALWGDSDERGVYKSNDGGSSWEKLLYLDAKTGCADLTIDPTDPNILYASMWEFRRTGWSFESGGNNSALYKSIDGGKTWNKIHNGFPSGNLGRLAIAVAPSNPNVLYTAIEAEEDARKGLYKSNDAGESWEQLNNDFGITVRPFYFSRIVVDPKNEDVVVKGGLTGSISRDGGKTFKNLGNMHSDIHDIAFNINNSDVMYVGTDGGVYRTWDGGTTMEIVQNLPLSQFYHISVDDAKPYNVYGGLQDNGSWYGPSSSPGGVEAKDWNSVGFGDGFRVLKHPTKNVIYSEMQGAANVWRYDTDKMLLKTIQPLPISEETKLRFNWNAPMAVSVNQPERFYMGSQFLHKSEDMGNTWEIISPDLTTNDPTKQNQEDSGGLSKDNSGAENHTTIFTIAESSLDEKVIWVGTDDGNVQITQNGGKTWTNTTPNIPGLPENTWCYHIEASVFNKGTAYAVFDGHTQNDMKPYAYKTTDFGKTWSAIITDDVEGFARNIQEDYVNPDLLFLGTEFGLFITIDGGKNWKKFTNNMPAAAVHFIDLQKTTNDLVMGTHGRGVIIIDDISPLREINSELLNKNIHFFDTPIATINEKSSFSGSFGNETEFVGSSKPSSMQLKYFLKKRHTFGKMTLEIHDTNGNLIYELTPGKSKGINIVNWNFSRKIPKIAKGKTFTFGGFTAPKVAAGNYVAVLKKGKDTYEHPFELAYDKDSPLSKEDRDLKNSTTLQLYDMTQDLAYLVYEIDEIISSAEQTGDKKMVLKLNDLKNQLVITTGDNYVGSAEPQLREKMTTLYSKVAASYDKPTKSELENLALISSKFEEAKVTFSKLKTKYLKKQTVELKTFEEFLKAK
- a CDS encoding glyoxalase, translating into MDSRSKNLLDIRPEIKQAQLHDDMGLDERFQNQTLRPVIKLQNFLLVEVFKNYIHKHKDAFYELSLEKRLEYIERAIQKDVKFRNSLKGMIIGQFTVEEYQMYTMNSSALNKRMMNMVIERLKDQVQLLENEVLV
- a CDS encoding DUF2461 domain-containing protein produces the protein MEIANFSLKITQHLSPVNNSTITKEAFNFLKKLAKNNNKEWFLKNKTTFKKHEADVKSFYENIQDHLNDHDEIEKMKMFRIYRDVRFSKDKTPYKTHFAGSFSRLGAHLRGGYYLRVKPGESFIATGFWEPNKEDLFRIRKELEMDASEFRGIINKKSFKEIWGELEGDGVKTSPKGFDKEHQNIDLIKKKQFIFVRNFTDKEVLSNSFIEEVDKSFKAIRPYFDLMSDILTTNLNGESILD
- the epsC gene encoding serine O-acetyltransferase EpsC; the encoded protein is MDKEKIIEELKRHKKQPYLDYRLKEETERFTNALFYMLFDVNTPVAENLDVLGGKFSQLVDLACWDLESPCTKVWDNYVSCLPGVLEKLNLDAEAILNCDPASLSIQEIYMAYPGFYAIAIYRLAHELYTQGFPLVPRLMTEYAHRQTGVDINPGAEIGKSFFIDHATGVVIGETAIIHDNVKIYQGVTLGALYVAKNLQKTKRHPTIMSNVTIYANATILGGETVIGENSIIGGNAWLTSSVPANSTVFHTPEIKIKTVANV